GAAAGCAAGGGGTTTTATCAGAAGTATTGCTTTGGAAGTATTTGAGAAGCAGAAAGATGAATGGCTATCAGTTTATTGTAATTACCATCCCTATAATTCCAATAGGGCTTCACGAAATTCCCTCACCCAAATATATAGAAAAGATTAGAGGTGGAGGACAGATATTCCCCCTTAATAAAGGGGGTTAGGGGGTTGTAAGTATATAAAGGGGGTTAGGGGGTTGTAAG
This sequence is a window from bacterium. Protein-coding genes within it:
- a CDS encoding DUF559 domain-containing protein is translated as MKTYARELRKQGVLSEVLLWKYLRSRKMNGYQFIVITIPIIPIGLHEIPSPKYIEKIRGGGQIFPLNKGG